One genomic region from Microcella humidisoli encodes:
- the cysS gene encoding cysteine--tRNA ligase — translation MTVRLYDSLKAAVVDLEPRVEGQIGMYVCGPTVQSAPHIGHLRSALVYDLWRRWLTARGYAVTFVRNVTDIDDKVLANASDTEPWFAVAYRVELEFTAAYRALGILPPTYEPRATASIPQMHELIERLIAAGHAYAATDASGDVYFDVRSWSRYGELTRQSPDDMEDAGDAPARAKRDPRDFALWKGAKADEPPTARWDSPWGAGRPGWHIECSAMAARYLGPVFDIHGGGLDLRFPHHENELAQSAAAGDAFARHWVHNGLVTVGGQKMSKSLGNSVFAADLLASHRPAVVRYWLGSAHYRSSIDYTPTSLDESQSALERIEGFLARAARRIAGTRFAETEAELPDEFAAALDDDLAVPQALAVLHDRVRAGNAALDDDDPAAAARARAEVAGMVAVLGFDAAEGDARDDDPARRALATLVERLIDERRTARDARDFATADRIRDDLAAAGIVLEDSPTATDWSIDG, via the coding sequence GTGACCGTGCGCCTCTACGACAGCCTCAAGGCGGCCGTCGTCGACCTCGAACCGCGCGTCGAGGGGCAGATCGGCATGTATGTCTGCGGGCCGACCGTGCAGTCGGCGCCGCACATCGGCCACTTGCGCAGCGCGCTCGTTTACGACCTGTGGCGGCGCTGGCTGACCGCGCGCGGCTACGCAGTGACGTTCGTGCGCAACGTCACCGACATCGACGACAAGGTGCTCGCGAACGCGAGCGACACCGAGCCGTGGTTCGCCGTGGCCTACCGCGTCGAGCTCGAGTTCACCGCCGCATACCGGGCCTTAGGCATCCTGCCCCCGACGTACGAGCCGCGCGCGACCGCGAGCATCCCGCAGATGCATGAGCTCATCGAGCGTCTCATCGCCGCCGGCCATGCCTACGCGGCCACGGATGCCTCGGGCGACGTGTACTTCGACGTGCGCAGCTGGAGCCGCTACGGCGAGCTCACCCGGCAGAGCCCCGACGACATGGAGGACGCGGGGGATGCCCCCGCGCGCGCCAAGCGAGACCCGCGCGACTTCGCTCTGTGGAAGGGCGCGAAGGCTGACGAGCCGCCCACGGCGCGGTGGGACTCGCCGTGGGGTGCGGGCCGACCGGGCTGGCACATCGAGTGCTCGGCGATGGCGGCGCGCTACCTCGGCCCGGTTTTCGACATCCACGGCGGCGGGCTCGACCTGCGGTTCCCGCACCATGAGAACGAGCTGGCTCAGTCGGCCGCGGCCGGCGACGCCTTCGCGCGGCACTGGGTGCACAACGGCCTCGTGACGGTCGGCGGGCAGAAGATGTCGAAGTCGCTCGGCAACTCGGTGTTCGCCGCCGACCTGCTCGCGAGCCATCGGCCGGCCGTCGTGCGCTACTGGCTCGGCTCGGCGCACTACCGCTCGAGCATCGACTACACGCCGACCTCGCTCGACGAGTCGCAGTCGGCGCTCGAGCGCATCGAGGGCTTCCTCGCGCGGGCGGCGCGCCGCATCGCCGGCACGCGCTTCGCAGAGACCGAAGCCGAGCTGCCCGACGAGTTCGCCGCGGCGCTCGACGACGACCTGGCGGTGCCGCAGGCGCTCGCCGTGCTGCATGACCGTGTCCGGGCCGGTAACGCCGCCCTCGACGATGACGACCCGGCGGCCGCCGCCCGCGCCCGCGCCGAGGTGGCGGGCATGGTCGCCGTTCTCGGCTTCGATGCGGCCGAGGGGGATGCTCGCGACGACGACCCCGCCCGCCGAGCCCTCGCGACCCTCGTCGAGCGCTTGATCGACGAGCGCCGCACGGCCCGTGACGCTCGCGACTTCGCGACCGCCGACCGC
- the ispD gene encoding 2-C-methyl-D-erythritol 4-phosphate cytidylyltransferase, translating into MTAPLAPRLAVIVVAAGSGTRLGRPEPKAFVTLGGRTLLEHALEGVFAQPEPAQVVIVAPASHRGDAAAIGRRVAGPVQDAVTVVTGGDSRAASVAAGLAAVAEGADVVLIHDAARALTPPEVFTRVVQRVRAEQVGVIPALPVVDTIARRDHSGAVLEQVDRSELAAIQTPQGFPAEAYRAAVTAVVPGAEHTDDASVFAAAGHPVVTVPGDERAFKVTTPWDLRRAEHLVSGGRPSLRTGVGIDVHAYDESQPLWLGGLYWPDEPGLAGHSDGDAISHAICDALLSAAGLGDIGSRFGVDDPRFAEARGEVFLTATLELVRDAGFEVVNVAVQVVAQRPRFAARRHEVEALLTRTLGAPVSVAATTSDGLGFTGRAEGVAAIATALLHS; encoded by the coding sequence ATGACGGCGCCTCTCGCGCCGCGGCTCGCGGTCATCGTGGTCGCGGCCGGCAGCGGCACCCGGCTGGGTCGCCCCGAGCCCAAGGCCTTCGTGACCCTCGGCGGGCGCACGCTTCTTGAGCACGCGCTCGAGGGTGTCTTCGCCCAGCCGGAGCCCGCCCAGGTCGTCATCGTCGCGCCCGCGAGCCACCGCGGCGACGCAGCGGCGATCGGCCGTCGCGTCGCCGGCCCGGTGCAGGATGCGGTGACCGTCGTCACGGGAGGCGACAGCCGCGCGGCCTCCGTCGCGGCCGGGCTCGCCGCCGTCGCCGAGGGCGCCGACGTGGTGCTCATCCACGACGCCGCGCGGGCGCTCACCCCGCCGGAGGTCTTCACTCGAGTGGTGCAGCGCGTGCGGGCCGAGCAGGTGGGCGTCATCCCCGCCCTGCCCGTGGTCGACACGATCGCGCGGCGCGACCACTCCGGCGCCGTTCTGGAACAGGTCGATCGCAGCGAGTTGGCGGCGATCCAGACCCCCCAGGGTTTTCCGGCCGAGGCCTACCGGGCGGCGGTGACGGCGGTCGTTCCGGGTGCGGAGCACACCGACGATGCCAGCGTGTTCGCCGCGGCCGGGCATCCCGTGGTCACGGTGCCGGGCGATGAGCGCGCCTTCAAGGTGACCACCCCGTGGGATCTGCGGCGGGCCGAGCACCTCGTCTCGGGCGGTCGGCCGTCGCTGCGCACGGGCGTTGGCATCGACGTGCACGCCTACGACGAGAGCCAGCCGCTCTGGCTGGGCGGGCTGTACTGGCCCGACGAACCAGGGCTCGCCGGGCACAGCGACGGCGACGCCATCAGCCATGCCATCTGCGACGCGCTGCTGTCGGCCGCAGGGCTCGGCGACATCGGCTCGCGCTTCGGCGTCGACGACCCGCGGTTCGCTGAGGCGCGCGGCGAGGTGTTCCTCACCGCGACGCTCGAGCTCGTGCGCGACGCGGGCTTCGAGGTCGTCAACGTGGCCGTGCAGGTCGTCGCCCAGCGCCCGCGCTTCGCCGCTCGGCGGCACGAGGTCGAAGCGCTGCTGACGCGCACTCTCGGTGCTCCCGTGAGCGTCGCCGCGACGACCTCGGACGGCCTCGGCTTCACCGGCCGCGCTGAGGGCGTCGCTGCAATCGCCACGGCACTGTTACATTCCTGA
- a CDS encoding CarD family transcriptional regulator, whose translation MLFQVGETVVYPHHGAATIIEVKNRIIKGEEKLYLKLNVTQGDLTIEVPAENVDLVGVRDVIGQEGLDKVFEVLRAPFTEEPTNWSRRYKANLEKLASGDVIKVSEVVRDLWRRDQDRGLSAGEKRMLAKARQILISELALAEKTDEEKASTVLDEVLAS comes from the coding sequence ATGCTTTTTCAGGTTGGCGAGACGGTCGTCTACCCCCACCACGGTGCGGCGACGATCATCGAAGTGAAGAACCGAATCATCAAGGGCGAAGAGAAGCTGTACCTCAAGCTCAACGTCACGCAGGGTGACCTGACGATCGAGGTTCCCGCCGAGAACGTCGACCTCGTCGGCGTGCGCGACGTCATCGGCCAGGAGGGGCTCGACAAGGTGTTCGAGGTGCTGCGCGCGCCGTTCACCGAAGAGCCGACCAACTGGTCGCGCCGCTACAAGGCGAACCTTGAGAAGCTCGCTTCGGGCGACGTCATCAAGGTTTCCGAGGTCGTGCGCGACCTCTGGCGTCGCGATCAGGACCGCGGCCTCAGCGCCGGCGAGAAGCGCATGCTCGCGAAGGCCCGCCAGATTCTCATCAGCGAGCTCGCGCTCGCCGAGAAGACGGACGAGGAGAAGGCCTCGACGGTGCTCGACGAGGTTCTCGCCTCCTGA
- a CDS encoding DNA modification methylase, with protein sequence MKSRLAASIALAAALLVGTTGCTFGAVIATEKDYDPSDGVGAEVGELAIRNALLIGETGEELNLVMTIASSADVDRRLTVQWEADGERVTEAVVVAAGDRTRVGGPDDETQIVIAGSGATIGGLVPVFFAYSGAEGVEVLVPVLDGALPEYELYIP encoded by the coding sequence GTGAAATCTCGCTTGGCGGCGTCGATCGCCCTCGCGGCCGCCCTCCTGGTCGGCACGACCGGCTGCACGTTCGGAGCGGTGATCGCCACGGAGAAGGACTACGACCCGAGCGACGGCGTCGGTGCCGAGGTCGGCGAGCTCGCCATCCGCAACGCGCTGCTCATCGGCGAGACCGGCGAGGAGCTGAACCTCGTCATGACGATCGCGAGCTCGGCCGACGTCGACCGCCGCCTCACCGTGCAGTGGGAGGCCGACGGCGAGCGCGTGACCGAAGCGGTCGTCGTCGCAGCGGGCGACCGCACCCGCGTGGGCGGCCCGGACGACGAGACGCAGATCGTGATCGCCGGCAGCGGCGCCACCATCGGCGGGCTCGTTCCGGTGTTCTTCGCCTACAGCGGCGCCGAGGGCGTCGAGGTGCTGGTTCCGGTGCTCGACGGCGCGCTGCCCGAGTACGAGCTGTACATCCCCTGA